ggtcatatgttgtccttaggggtcatatggtgtcccatgaacccttatgaccacttaggacaccatacaacccattatgacaccatattgggttattatgggtcctatggtgtcctaaggtgtcatattatgtcctacgaccccttaggacaccatatgacccctaacgccaccatatggtgtcataaggggttctatggtgtccataggggtcatatggtgtcctacaaccccttagaacaccatatgaccccttaaaacaccatatttggtcattataggtcatattgtgtcctacgaccccttaggacaccatattggatcgctttgggtcctatggtgtcctaaggtgtcatattgtgtcctacaaccccttaggacaccatataacccataacgacacaatttggtgtcttaaggagtcatatggtgtcctaggacaccatatgacccctaacgacaccatatggtttcgtaaggggtcgtatgttgtccttaggggtcacgtggtgtcccatgaacccttatgaccccttaggacactatatgaccttttatgacaccatattgggttgttatgggtcctatggtttcctaaggggtcatattatgttctacaaccccttaggataccatatgacccctaacaacactatttggtgtcataaggggtcctatggtgtccataagggtcatacagtgtcctacaaccccttaggacaccatatgaccccttaagacacaatattgggtcgttacgggtcatattatgtcttattgggtcatattgtgtcatatgacccctttaagacaacatatgacccctaacgacaccatatggtgtcataaggggttgtatgttatccttagggctcatatagtgtcccatgaaccctcatgagcccttaggacaccatacaacccgttatgacaccatattgggtcgttatgggtcctatggtgtcctaagggatcgtattatgtcctatgacccttaggacaccatatgaccccttaagacaccatatttggtcgttatgggtcatattgtgtcctaatgggtcatattgtgtcatatgacccctttgagatatcatatgacctcttaagacacaatatgaccccttatgacaccatattgggtctctttcggtcctatggtgtcctaaggggtcatattatgtcctgtgATCCCTTAGGGTCCCTtagtacaccatagaaccaaaatagacccaatatggtgtcataagggatcatattgtgtcctaaggggtcatatgatgtcttaaaggggtcatataacacaatacaacccatatggtgtcataaggggccatattgtgtcctaaggggtcatatgatgtcttaaaggggtcatatggtgtccataggggttatatggtgttctaagaccccttaggataccatatgaccccttaagacaccatattgggttgttatgggtcatattgtgccatatgacctctttaagacatcatatgaccccttaggacataatatgaccccttatgacactatattgggtcgctttgggtcctatggtatcctaaggggtcatatcaagtGTCCTAcaacgccttaggacaccatatgacccataatgacataatttgatgtcttaatctctctctctctccccctctcccctaatctctctctctctctctctctctctctctctctctctcttccctaatctctctctctatcatatactaatttatttataaattaatatattaaaatattatatattaatatattaataaacattagcttaattatgtgcaaatttagttagtgaatttacttatcaaaatcggatatccgatttgtgttgtaaatttttcaaattttaaatttcagctcgggaatgctttgggatttggcttggaagtgacaagcctagaaagtcaattgaaaaaacgggtttttcaatattccttgattttccagactttacactagtggctgacgacttttttttgtagccaaaattgataaaatgaaaagggttttttaaggacgttctcaactttccaacaatataaggcttgtcttatttcaactttaataaattattattatttattttctaattgaattctaacaatagtcttgattgatagactgattgaaaaacactcataactttcaaacgatataacatttattgaatctgaaacatgcatcacatcctatgcttcgtctactatagggaaaaaaaaaaaatcataaggttttgaccaagttaaggaggtcagacgtaggagtttctgaatttctgaaaagctgtagtaaaaaattgataaataattatttactttattaaatattaaaaaaaaacatgtgtcacatccggacatgagtctaatacttatattataaatattataaaaaaatattatgatttgattgtgattagggtggtcagacatacgtctacttcttatctttttcctaaaattttagtaccactgcattgaaattttcatcaaataggattttttttttccaaaaaacaactagtagcttagaaactacattcaattttatatatattatcttcttatatattttaaaaataatgctcacaacttattcaaattttcatgccaaattccataactctgattttctgaaatttcattgtcacttaagggcctgttttggcacaccatgatcctgcacataccctaggCATGAAGTGATAATCAAAATAGGGGTGTAGTATGCAATGAGTGTGGTTTTTGTGAAAGTGAGTGTTTCTTCTATGAAAATATCTATTGCACCACCTTAAGAAAAACCCCTTTAGTTCAATAGAACAAAAAGTGAAGGAGTTCCTACCATAAAAGGGGTAAAGTGAGTGTGGTTGATGTTGTTCTAGAATTCTTCACCACTATCATAAAATTGTTAACCTTGGTTTGATGAATATATCATATGTTGAAATCGACACAAAAGAACTTTGTGGATCGATGACACAACCTACATGATTAATCTCAACTATTACAAACTTGAACTTGATGTGAAAACTTAATTTGGGATGTACAAGAATGATCTGATAGTAAATGCTCTCCTAGAATTTATTTGCCTCCTCTTGTTATATAGCTTAAAAGTCAAGTTGGTGTCTAAAAACATTATCAAGGAGCTTGTTAGCTCAAGAGGTGAATGATTTATCCTAAGGCAAAACCCTTGGTCAACCAAACGAATGACAATATTAATAGATATGCATATGACCTATTTGATGACAATACAAATTCAAATCATTTGATGTCCATAGAATTAAAGTGTGCTTCCTCCTTTCTCTAAATACTAACACTTGTTTATGCACATTTGTTTAAGTGCATAACAAATTCTTTAAGTGCAATGACATAACAAGAGGAAACATGTGTTAGGTTGGCTCGCAACATCTAATAAAAAGGAACaaagaaaaatgaatttaaatttagCACCTTAGATTTCAAGGGGATGCACTCTTTAGAATTGACTTTTGTCAATCCCACatctaaatataaataataatagatataagattgtcaatcaaatcaaacataaaGCTATACCACTTGCCATAACTTGCCATATATTATTATATGAAAGTATtcctattaaaataaataaattaaaaactaaaattaaaaaatgacatGAACATGCTTATTTTCCTCATTACAATCTTTAACCATTCCTTGAATTCTTAATACTCTATTGATTATTGTTAAAAGTGAACATTGTAAAACTAAGCATAATAAAATCCTACAAAAGCATTTTAAATGAGAAGGTAGGTAGCAAACTTTGAATGGTGAAGTTTATCTTGGATTTAGTTATTAGTGATCATGCTAGTGGCTTCAAATACGCTCAGGAAATCTATTTAATATTTAATACCTTATACAAACTTCTCGAAAAAGCATAAAATATCCTAATTCTATGGGCTGCAATGTTATAAAACTATCGTTATATTCAAAGTCCCCATAACAAGCATGTTTTGATCTATAATAAAGACAATCACCAAGGATTTTTAAGAGAGTTAACACGTGGCACATTGTAGCTTCATCAAGCCTTTGATGATTTTCTTGCAAGTATAAAATaagatttaatttattattattaaatatggaGTTGTTGTCTGATCCATTTGGTTGCAAAAGTGACTTCATGCTCATCTTTGAACCTTCATACTCCCATTTTGTCGGTGCTATTTGAGGTCATGACTAAAATGTTAACCAACTTCCGTGGGCCATGTTTTGCTACTAGACACACATTTTGTATGGAAATGTTTGGGACTTTGAAGAGACAATCTCAAATATCTCAAgatttttttgggggttttttgaggttttgatttttttttgaaagggGTAAACGTTTTTTTATCTAGGGATCTCATCTTCAATATAATTAATCAACAATAACATCTTAGTAGAACTTGAATCTTGATGACAAGTACAACACATTACAACTTAACCATCGCACCATGTCAATATCAGTTTTGGGCTTCAATTTAAATGAGGTGTAAGATCTCTATTCTTATAAAGATATGAGTTTTGGGGTTAGATTTGAGTTTgattttcttctatttcttttacCATCCCCATCACATAAGACGTGAAGTTTAGTTTTATAAAGATTCATTCATCCTCCATTTTAGCTAATGATATCAACATTCATTAATGGAAGGGGAAAGTAAGCCACGACTTGTTAAATTTTGATGGTTGTATGATTGTATTTGCATTTATGAATTTTAAATCAATGTAAAACTATGAGAACAAATGTGAGTGTTATATTCAATGTTGAAGTTTGACGACTTCGGTgcaaataatgttttttttaaatgaagaaATATGGTGTGTGGCTTCTTTGTCATCATCTATCTTTTATTTCTTTGGCCATCCCTATCTCATAAGTGTTAAGGCACTAAGTTTAGTTTCATAAAGATTCGTCCTCCACCTTAGTTAATGATGTCATCATTCATTAATGGAAGGGAGAAGTAAGTCATGCTTGTTAAATCTGATGGTTGTTTAATTGTATTTGCACATATGATTAAAAAATCAATCTAAAATAATGAGAAGACTAGATGTTGCATTGAATGTGGAAGTTTGACTAGGAGAAAGTTAATAAATCTGTCTATTCAATGTGAAAAATTGATAGAAAGGAAAGAATAAATAAATCTAAAAGAGATAATATCAAGTCACCAAAAGGGTTTTTTTaagttttttctttttgtttatggGTTGAAGGGCAATATCTTAACCCTTATAAAGTTAAGGATTTTTTTGGGTTAAGTTTGGGAATCGCTTTTTTGTCTAAGCAATGTTTTTTTCCAATGAAGAGGGATTTTGTGTGACTTCTTTGTCATCATCTATCATCTCATAAGTATTAAGACACGAAGTTTAATTTGATAAAGTTTCATCCTCCACCTTAATTAATGATATCATCATTCATTAATGGAAAGGAAAAGTAAGTCAAGACTTGTTAAATTTGACAGTTGTATAATTGTATTTGTAAGAATGATTGTAAAATCAATCTTAAATTATGAGAAGAATGGATGTGTTATATTCAATGTGGAAGTTTGACTAAATGCATTGTAATAACAACTTATTGTAATcaatattttattcatttcttcctccaAAAATAGAAATAAGATCTCAAATTACAACCTTCCCACTTTTAAATATATTCCCCTACTAATATCTTGAATAATCCTATCATCTAAAGGGCAATGTTCAATAGATAATCCTCATTAAAAAAAATAGCTAGGGGGATTGATGAGAATGAAACTTAGGCACTGGTCCAACCACCAACAGAGAAATCCGGGATGTTACTGTTGCTCATGATGATGGTGGTGGGGAAGATTTCTCTGACCTTATTCCTTAGTTAAAAATGCTGACAGAAATTATGTGAAAGTAAATTCAATACTAAATTATGATGACGTGGGTTGATGAAGCCCGTATGCCAGATGCATGCAAAGCCCATCTGCTTTCACATGCAAAAACACACAAGATCAGTTCCCACGTTGTTGGAGTACATTCTGTCCGTTCAGTCTAGCACTTGCAGTCATAGATGGCTGCCATGACTGTCATTTTTAATCCAAAAAAACAAGACTTGGAATAAAATTACCTGAACAACTAGGCATTTCTAAATGTCTTGGACCAATTTGTTTATTGAACAATCTCCAAGGCTGGGaatattctctctcctagtcactGTTTTTAATCAGCCTAGCATTTATTTCTATCTATCAAGCCTGCATTTTTTCCAGTTGTGTTTTCTGGTGGCAGAGTAAAAGGAGGCAAAAGAGTTATTAGCTCTACGGAAGCTGCCTATCAGAGGAAGGAGAAGATGTCTAAGGTAGGACAGAATGGTAATATATTTCACAATTTTTGGATTAGAGTGTGCATTAGTTTTTGTATCAATATTTCGAATTACAATATgtgatctatcatcagaatgaTGCTAGAAAACTAAAAACAgaactttttctttgtttttactccAAATTGTAACATATGTTTTCTGTGCAGAAAATTGTGTTGAAAGTGAACATAGACTGTGAGAAATGCAAGAGGAAGGTCATGAAGACTGTTGCAGGAATGGAAGGTAACAAGACCCACAAAAAACAAAGTGGCCTTTTGAGAGTTTTGatcatttgttttgttttgataaAAGAATTTCTTATGTGGGCCATTTTATTGGGATGTGTTGCAGGCGTTGACTCTGTTCAAGTGGATTCCAAGGATGGAAAAATCACAGTCATAGGAGATGCAGATCCAGTTTCCATCATCAACAAGCtcaggaaatttgggagatcagaTCTACTGAGTGTTGGGCCTGCAAAAGAACCAGAGAAAAAACCGGCAGAGAAGAAGGATGAAAAGAAGGATGACAAGAAAGATGACAagaaggatgagaagaaaaaggatgagaagaaggatgaaaagAAGGATGATAAGAAAAAGGATGAGAAGCCAAATCCAGTGCCAAATATAACATATGTTTATCTTCCTGGACACTCTGAGCCTTATCGTGGGTATAGTACTTATTTCAGTGAAGAGAATCCCAATTCCTGCTGCATTTCTTGAAGCCAATTATGATCagaagggtatttttagttttgatTTTTGTATTGACTTGTACAAAAGGTGTAGCAGCTTAATGAGATTAAAACATATTGTACTGTTTTATTCGCTGATTCTGTGCTGTAATGCAACTCT
This genomic stretch from Cryptomeria japonica chromosome 8, Sugi_1.0, whole genome shotgun sequence harbors:
- the LOC131055436 gene encoding heavy metal-associated isoprenylated plant protein 39, with the protein product MSKKIVLKVNIDCEKCKRKVMKTVAGMEGVDSVQVDSKDGKITVIGDADPVSIINKLRKFGRSDLLSVGPAKEPEKKPAEKKDEKKDDKKDDKKDEKKKDEKKDEKKDDKKKDEKPNPVPNITYVYLPGHSEPYRGYSTYFSEENPNSCCIS